The following are encoded together in the Kribbella voronezhensis genome:
- a CDS encoding ABC transporter permease, protein MTKRSWLTSSRSAAILLPVLGLFAALGLWWLAVIVFSIEPFLLPTPGDVVTTFFDQPGYLLQQTGVSFLETVGGFLLSIVTGLPIAFLIVRSVIVERLLYPLLLAVNSIPKIAVAPLLVVWMGFGSWPKAVMVLLVCFFPIVISTASGMKSTPAELVELLRSLDATKSQEFFRLRFVHALPQIFTGLKVAISLAVIGSVIAEFVGATGGLGYVIQSSGSSADTALAFAGITLLSIMSIVLFYGLVLLEHYLLPWARENR, encoded by the coding sequence ATGACGAAGAGATCCTGGCTGACCAGCTCGCGGTCGGCGGCGATCCTTCTGCCGGTGCTGGGCCTGTTCGCCGCGCTCGGGCTGTGGTGGCTGGCCGTCATCGTGTTCTCGATCGAGCCGTTCCTGCTGCCGACGCCGGGCGACGTGGTCACCACGTTCTTCGACCAGCCCGGCTACCTGCTCCAGCAGACCGGCGTCTCGTTCCTGGAGACGGTCGGCGGATTCCTGCTGTCGATCGTGACCGGGCTGCCGATCGCGTTCCTGATCGTGCGCTCGGTGATCGTGGAGCGGCTGCTCTACCCGTTGCTGCTGGCGGTGAACTCGATCCCGAAGATCGCGGTCGCGCCGCTGCTGGTGGTCTGGATGGGCTTCGGGTCCTGGCCGAAGGCCGTGATGGTGCTGCTGGTCTGCTTCTTCCCGATCGTGATCTCGACGGCGAGTGGGATGAAGTCCACCCCGGCCGAGTTGGTCGAACTGCTCCGCTCGCTGGATGCGACCAAGTCCCAGGAGTTCTTCCGGTTGCGTTTCGTCCACGCGCTGCCGCAGATCTTCACCGGCCTGAAGGTGGCCATCTCGCTGGCCGTGATCGGCTCGGTGATCGCCGAGTTCGTCGGCGCCACCGGCGGGCTCGGCTACGTGATCCAGAGTTCCGGTTCGAGTGCCGACACCGCGCTGGCGTTCGCCGGGATCACCTTGCTGAGCATCATGAGCATCGTCTTGTTCTACGGCCTCGTCCTACTCGAGCACTACCTACTGCCTTGGGCGCGGGAGAACCGGTGA
- a CDS encoding Ldh family oxidoreductase, whose product MTTQASDSDRRVLVRPAWLEATVSAVFTALGFEPTDSANIAAALVEADLRGVSSHGVMLVPMYVERLNAGGVTREHVLDIVHDAGAAMVVDARGGMGQLSSPHAMNHAIERSGRYGIGLVSVRNAHHFGAASRWAMQAARAGRLGIAMSNTTPLMPAPGGAERIVGNNPLAIAVPTDAGPEIVLDMALSAVALGKIRLAESAGRPIPDTWATDPSGVPTTDPQAAVLGMLLPAAGHKGFGLALMIDVLTGVLSGGGWGDQVRPLYREPSRPNDCAHLFLAIDPELLGGIEGFKRRSTALASRVRGSATAPGVDRLYLPGEIEAERAEYQRRNGVLIEKSGLDGLLATAHAVGAVVPAGGVLR is encoded by the coding sequence GTGACTACCCAGGCTTCTGACTCGGACCGGCGCGTGCTCGTGCGGCCTGCCTGGCTGGAGGCGACCGTCTCGGCCGTCTTCACCGCGCTCGGCTTCGAACCCACCGACTCGGCGAACATCGCCGCCGCCCTGGTCGAGGCCGATCTGCGCGGGGTCAGCTCGCACGGCGTGATGCTGGTGCCGATGTACGTCGAACGCCTGAACGCGGGCGGTGTCACCCGCGAGCACGTTCTCGACATCGTCCACGACGCGGGTGCGGCGATGGTCGTCGACGCCCGCGGCGGGATGGGGCAGCTGTCCAGCCCGCACGCGATGAACCACGCGATCGAACGGTCCGGGCGATACGGGATCGGGCTCGTCTCGGTCCGCAACGCGCACCACTTCGGTGCGGCCAGCCGATGGGCGATGCAGGCCGCGCGGGCCGGCCGGCTGGGGATCGCGATGTCGAACACCACCCCGCTGATGCCCGCTCCCGGCGGAGCCGAACGGATCGTCGGCAACAACCCGCTCGCGATCGCCGTGCCGACCGACGCCGGGCCGGAGATCGTGCTGGACATGGCCCTCTCGGCCGTTGCCCTGGGCAAGATCCGGCTGGCGGAGTCGGCCGGCCGGCCGATCCCGGACACCTGGGCGACGGACCCGTCCGGCGTACCGACCACGGATCCGCAGGCCGCGGTGCTCGGGATGCTGTTGCCGGCGGCCGGGCACAAGGGGTTCGGGCTGGCGCTGATGATCGACGTCCTGACCGGCGTGCTCAGTGGTGGTGGCTGGGGCGACCAGGTCCGGCCGCTGTACCGCGAGCCGTCCCGGCCGAACGATTGCGCGCACCTGTTCCTCGCGATCGACCCGGAGTTGCTGGGTGGGATCGAGGGCTTCAAACGGCGCTCGACGGCGCTGGCGTCCCGGGTCCGGGGGAGTGCCACCGCGCCCGGGGTCGACCGGCTCTACCTGCCGGGTGAGATCGAGGCCGAGCGCGCCGAGTACCAGCGGCGCAACGGCGTACTGATCGAGAAGTCTGGGCTGGACGGGCTGCTCGCGACCGCGCACGCGGTCGGCGCCGTCGTACCGGCCGGAGGGGTGCTGCGCTGA